The following proteins come from a genomic window of Micromonas commoda chromosome 2, complete sequence:
- a CDS encoding palmitoyl-protein thioesterase (Protein phosphatase 2A regulatory B subunit (B56 family). Protein phosphatase 2A (PP2A) is a major intracellular protein phosphatase that regulates multiple aspects of cell growth and metabolism), translating into MWHGMGDNCCDPGTMGRLKTFVESAVPGIYVHNVMVGGSPAADTMHGYFGNVNDQVAQACDRLAAIPELQNGFNAIGFSQGSLFIRAATQRCADRLKVKTLVTMGGPHQGVASLPGCDVFSPTTDAGAFCRAAEAAIEAAAYSPFTRSSVVQAQYFKDPRAQTRYLAHNPFLPDVNNEREVKNETYKRALSSLRRLVLVRFTEDTVVEPRDSAWFSTYEPGNPPGPLVPLRAQAMYREDWLGLRALDESGRLVLAECPGQHMWFTDAWLKENVLDKYMYGDESGDESSPDAVKISVSR; encoded by the coding sequence ATGTGGCACGGCATGGGCGACAACTGCTGCGACCCGGGCACGATGGGCAGATTGAAGACGTTCGTCGAGTCCGCGGTACCCGGGATATACGTCCACAACGTGATGGTCGGTGGaagccccgcggcggacaccaTGCACGGGTACTTCGGTAACGTCAACGACCAAGTCGCGCAGGCGTGCgaccgcctcgcggcgataccCGAGCTCCAAAACGGCTTCAACGCCATCGGGTTCTCGCAGGGCTCCCTCTTCattcgcgcggcgacgcagcgATGCGCGGACAGGCTCAAGGTCAAGACGCTCGTCACGATGGGTGGACCGCACCAAGGGGTCGCGTCGCTGCCCGGGTGCGACGTCTTCTCCCCAacgacggacgccggcgcgttctgtcgcgcggcggaggctgccatcgaagccgcggcgtacTCCCCGTTCACCCGCTCATCCGTGGTGCAGGCGCAGTACTTCAAGGACCCGAGGGCGCAAACGCGATACCTGGCGCACAACCCGTTCCTGCCGGACGTCAACAACGAGAGGGAGGTCAAGAACGAGACGTACAAGCGCGCGTTGAGCTCGCTGCGTCGCCTGGTCCTCGTGCGGTTCACGGAGGATACCGTCGTGGAGCCGAGGGACAGCGCGTGGTTCTCGACGTACGAGCCAGGGAACCCGCCGGGTCCCTTGGTTCCGCTGAGGGCACAGGCGATGTACCGCGAGGACTGGTTGGGTTTGAGGGCGCTGGACGAGAGCGGGCGGTTGGTGCTGGCGGAGTGCCCGGGGCAGCACATGTGGTTCACGGACGCGTGGCTGAAGGAGAACGTCCTGGACAAGTACATGTACGGCGATGAGTCGGGCGACGAgtcgtcgcccgacgcggtTAAGATTAGCGTCTCCCGATGA
- a CDS encoding predicted protein, with translation MPGFDLTARKGDVPLGRRRVDEEERQRVSSEEYLAAHNLELYLREAVKHASRCAAVRDPGGANPNTHIEAAAEYFQAVNLGRHVAGREWAFVQATERNQLAFLHDCRRAWGSTPTTMSARDWHGALRLQCPDLPFAVVKAAHDAAVGAGEADEGEGEGAAGDAAVDFRRLFPALRTAVAYAPFLEDARAAAFEHSDLTPQDADACRSAVRAAAARVRETRGDGCSPPEDSLVDAFVDATAVNSGGGRAVTFGRFRAALCAHEGLARATAARLREHEARVRRASAAERAREYRDS, from the coding sequence ATGCCGGGGTTCGATCTCACCGCGCGCAAGGGCGACGTGCCCctcggccggcggcgcgtcgacgaggaggagcgccagcgcgtctcctcggaggagtacctcgcggcgcacaaTCTGGAGCTCTACCTCCGCGAGGCGGTGAAGCACGCGTCCcgatgcgccgcggtgagggaccccggcggcgcgaaccccaACACGCAcatcgaggccgccgcggagtacTTCCAGGCGGTCAACCTGGGCAGGCACGTCGCCGGCAGGGAGTGGGCGTTCGTGCAGGCCACGGAGAGGAACCAGCTGGCTTTCCTCCACGACTGCCGACGCGCGtggggctcgacgccgacgacgatgtccGCCAGGGACTGGCACGGCGCCCTGCGGCTGCAGTGCCCGGACCTgcccttcgccgtcgtcaaagccgcccacgacgccgcggtcggggcgggcgaggcggacgagggagaaggcgaaggcgcggcgggtgacgCGGCTGTGGACTTTCGCCGGCTCTTCCCGGCGCtgcgcacagctgtcgcgTACGCGCCTttcctcgaggacgcgcgcgccgccgcgttcgagcaCTCGGACCTGACGCCGCAGGACGCGGACGCATGCCGGTccgcggtccgcgccgccgcggcgagggtgcgcgagacgcggggcgacgggtgTTCGCCGCCGGAGGACTCGCTGGTGGACGCCTTCGTGGACGCGACAGCTGTGAACAGcgggggcggtcgcgcggtcACGTTCGGTAGGTTTCGGGCGGCGTTGTGCGCGCACGAGgggctggcgcgcgcgacggcggcgaggctgcgggAGCATGAGGCGCGGGtgaggagggcgagcgccgcggagcgagCGAGGGAGTACCGAGACTCTTAA
- a CDS encoding predicted protein, whose product MDEEIVEMLRMEQREQLRLEERVREVIPQINEAFEKGFGRRTCRELFERVAERDKNHARLHRAGLIEYGPERPDANDPKRRCVPSGYVVFNPADGTTISQNTLRPD is encoded by the coding sequence ATGGACGAGGAAATCGTCGAGATGCTGAGGAtggagcagcgcgagcagctccgcctcgaagagcgcgtgcgcgaggtgaTTCCGCAGATCAACGAAGCGTTCGAGAAGGGGTTCGGCCGGCGGACCTGTCGAGAACTgttcgagcgcgtcgccgaaaGAGACAAGAACCACGCTCGCCTCCACAGGGCTGGGCTCATCGAGTACGGCCCGGAGAGaccggacgcgaacgacccAAAGCGGCGCTGCGTGCCCTCCGGCTACGTGGTCTTCAACCCCGCCGACGGAACGACCATCTCGCAGAACACGCTGAGACCGGACTGA
- a CDS encoding H+-or Na+-translocating f-type, v-type and A-type ATPase superfamily (protons (vacuolar)) produces the protein MNVRVALLVACLAACVTGAQAADADAIAPFFGFMGAMSSIVFSCFGAAYGTAKSGVGIASMGVMRPELVMKSIVPVVMAGVLGIYGLIVSVIIATNIHPTGYTLFQGYAHLGSGLTTGLAGLAAGMAIGIIGDAGVRANAQQPKLFTGMLLMLIFAEALALYGLIVGIILSSAGSSAGSE, from the exons ATGAACGTTAGGgttgccctcctcgtcgcgtgcctcgcggcgtgcgtcacCGGGGCGCAAGCGGCCGATGCCGATGCGATCGCGCCCTTCTTTGGTTTCATGGGCGCGATGTCTTCGATCGTCTTCTCAT gcttcggcgccgcgtacggCACCGCCAAgtccggcgtcggcatcgccTCCATGGGCGTGATGCGCCCCGAACTGGTGATGAAGTCCATCGTCCCCGTGGTCATGGCCGGCGTGTTGGGCATCTACGGGCTCATCGTCTCCGTGATCATCGCGACCAACATCCACCCCACGGGCTACACCCTGTTCCAGGGCTACGCGCACCTCGGCTCCGGATTAACGACCGGcctcgcgggtctcgccgcgggcatggCAATCGGGatcatcggcgacgccggcgtgcgCGCCAACGCGCAGCAGCCCAAGCTGTTCACCGGCATGCTCCTCATGCTCAtcttcgccgaggcgctcgcgctgtaCGGCCTCATCGTCGGCATCATCTTGTCCTCCGcgggctcctccgcgggttcggagtag
- a CDS encoding predicted protein, translating into MECDDTDDDLARLSKRRRHHNTTVASPAPTRGVNLAKPSDGGAGPRARSPALSPELAAKASALAAKNSTRGFESGSPTPHRAAPSPPPLVDAGSSDSEKDNVEVSGPRSVHPETSADGGATGSPRESPSNADADDDEAFARRLQEEENARYEAEREESRRRAAEWRRAHDAMMAAAEIEEDLDEDLDEDVDEDEDEDERDDEDDEDVGVDGVPGIDALGDEGVGVGGAADAAGAGSARDARRAARRALARARRAQMMELHRFMGALHRTVNAAGETPADRAQLVALVMSDRDFTEDDYERLLALDNAVERRGVSAPALRRMPCSEWGGCEKGGPSAPLSREDHARCAICLEDYAEGESLRHLPCLHSYHAGCIDRWFERSVECPLCQCDVNALMNEQD; encoded by the exons aTGGAGTG CGACGacacggacgacgacctcgcgcgcctctccaAGCGGAGACGACACCACAACACGACCGtagcctcgcccgcgcccacgcgcgggGTCAACCTCGCCAAGCCgagcgacggaggcgcgggacctagggcgaggtcgcccgcgctgtcgcccgagctcgccgcgaaggcttccgcgctcgccgcgaagaacTCGACCCGCGGGTTCGAGTCCGGCTCCCCGACGCCCCACCGGGCCGCGCCCTCTCCCCCACCCCTCGTCGATGCCGGGTCGTCCGACTCGGAGAAAGACAACGTTGAAGTCTCGGGACCGAGATCTGTCCACCCGGAGacctccgcggacggcggcgcgacgggttcgccgcgcgaaTCGCCCTCGAACGctgacgcggacgacgacgaggcgttcgcgcgtcgcctccaggaggaggagaacgCGCGATACGAGGCGGAACGCGAGGAATCCCGACGCAGAGCCGCGGAGTGGCGCCGAGCGCACGACGCCatgatggccgccgcggagatcgaggaggacctcgacgaggacctcgacgaggacgtcgacgaggacgaggacgaggacgagcgggacgacgaagacgacgaagacgtcggcgtggacggcgtccCGGGAATCGACGCgctgggcgacgagggcgtcggcgtcggcggcgccgcggatgccgccggcgccgggtcggctcgagacgcgaggcgcgcggctcgcagggcgctggcgagggctCGCAGGGCGCAGATGATGGAGCTGCACAGGTTCATGGGCGCGCTGCACCGGAccgtcaacgccgcgggggagacgccggcggaccgcgcgcagctcgtcgcgctcgtcatgTCCGACAGGGACTTCACCGAGGATGATTACGAGCGGCTGCTCGCGCTTGACAacgccgtcgagcggcgTGGGGTCTCCGCTCCGGCGCTCCGGCGAATGCCGTGCAGCGAGTGGGGCGGGTGCGAGAAGGGCGGGCCATCGGCGCCGTTGTCGCGCGAGGACCACGCGCGATGCGCCATCTGCCTCGAGGACTACGCCGAGGGTGAGTCGCTGCGCCACCTCCCGTGCCTGCACTCGTACCACGCGGGGTGCATAGACCGGTGGTTCGAGCGCAGCGTGGAGTGCCCTCTTTGCCAGTGCGACGTGAACGCGCTCATGAACGAGCAGGACTGA
- a CDS encoding predicted protein — translation MEEIAANIQTQREFVTCGADENRHTAEHQYSGAYASMGIDNSFSMQSFRENFKMEITHMDAERVVFEMQGISPAIANAFRRILIAEVPTMAIEKVYMVNNTSVIQDEVFAHRLGLIPIRADPRLFEYKAEGETYNERNTIVFKMNVRCYREKTDDGSKGPLMNSFVYTNELVWLPKGSELPPDEESKFTAFTQSQAEYLKERNDEAAAAAAAAGEEVTPLYGDNDPNEIATVHDDILLCKMVAGQEIELEAHCVKGQGKEHAKWSPVGTTWYRMVPKVEFIDKDYLDGEDADVFMKECNDFDPSHNCYGWFEKDGGKKGEKCVKVVNERGCDYCLERVRTLCGEPGWDEKVRVLKSKSHFIFTVETAGQLPPDVLFKEAVKVLASKCQSVLSTL, via the coding sequence ATggaggagatcgcggcgaACATCCAGACTCAGCGCGAATTCGTCAcgtgcggcgcggacgagaacAGGCACACCGCGGAGCACCAATACTCGGGCGCGTATGCCTCGATGGGCATCGACAACTCGTTCAGCATGCAGTCGTTCCGCGAGAACTTCAAGATGGAGATCACGCACATGGACGCGGAGAGAGTGGTGTTCGAGATGCAGGGCATCTCACCCGCAATCGCCAACGCGTTCCGCCGCATCCTCATCGCCGAGGTTCCCACCATGGCCATCGAGAAGGTTTACATGGTGAACAACACCAGCGTGATCCAGGACGAGGTCTTTGCGCATCGGCTCGGCTTGATCCCCATCCGCGCGGATCCGCGCCTGTTCGAGTACAAGGCCGAAGGCGAGACGTACAACGAGCGAAACACCATCGTGTTCAAGATGAACGTCCGCTGCTACCGCGAGAAgaccgacgacggctcgAAGGGGCCGCTCATGAACTCGTTCGTGTACACCAACGAGCTCGTGTGGCTGCCAAAGGGGAGCGAGCTCCCGCCCGACGAGGAATCCAAGTTCACCGCTTTCACCCAGTCGCAGGCGGAGTATCTGAAGGAGCGcaacgacgaggcggcggcggcggcggcggccgcgggcgaggaggtgacTCCGCTGTACGGCGATAACGATCCAAACGAAATCGCGACGGTTCACGACGATATCCTGCTGTGCAAGATGGTCGCGGGGCAGGAgatcgagctcgaggcgcactgCGTGAAGGGTCAGGGCAAGGAGCACGCCAAGTGGTCGCCGGTGGGCACCACCTGGTACAGGATGGTGCCCAAGGTGGAGTTCATCGACAAGGATTAcctggacggcgaggatgctGATGTTTTCATGAAGGAGTGCAACGACTTTGATCCCAGTCACAACTGCTACGGATGGTTCGAAAAGGATGGGGGCAAGAAGGGCGAAAAATGCGTGAAGGTTGTGAACGAGCGGGGATGCGACTACTGCCTGGAGCGCGTGAGGACGCTGTGCGGCGAGCCCGGGTGGGACGAGAAGGTGAGGGTGCTGAAGAGCAAGAGCCACTTCATCTTCACCGTCGAGACCGCTGGGCAGCTGCCACCGGACGTCCTCTTCAAGGAAGCCGTCAAGGTCCTCGCCTCGAAATGCCAGAGCGTGCTCTCCACGCTGTGA
- a CDS encoding predicted protein: protein MTPKRQKTAHGEISGNAADVEADVSIINPEIFSPEVLAQHKAKYADAKPYTHGVVTPLCDDARLRAVQAEMREHLTANFKETDLFKVLQTGDLVTIDKADPSIVPKIPELLKLRAAIYSPQFRAMVQEMTGCAPLTDRIDCSANVYPRSGHLLCHDDVIGTRCISYIIYLTDPDEGWTERDGGALELYPVIEPGTPAVDPTTELLPAWNSMAFFTVQPGRSFHSVQEVFAEDKPRLSISGWYHAAEAPKGSEHATLTQLQTRTGGDDDIEDFTPFPAAIAAIVKEAAAAEEDKKAGGGQAEKNDGDGEEHDEDEDCLQIWPDKEDLEYLARWVNPEYLQAENMLQIRAKMEEDSSVQLREFLIPEHAAAIRAATRVEDSGGALGDGRVPNRAAGIGGGWRAVGPTHKQRYLAYDPGAGADDAAGRPGKDKPGKDKPGKAKGKGESAGAILHAIREELFASEPFARLLAAMTNLRPTAFKGEVRRFRPGLDYTVAHHGILTVDPRLDATLCVVDDEGDIKSSAWDFGECGGFECYIAADEEGDAADAATAAVYKAQGEDDEDELLSVSASFNTLSLVHRDEGLMRFVKYVSHLAPSSRWDRRRGG, encoded by the exons ATGACTCCCAAGCGTCAGAAGACCGCCCACGGCGAGATCTCCGGCAACGCtgcggacgtcgaggccgacgTCTCCATCATCAACCCCGAGATTTTCTCCCCCGAGGTTCTCGCCCAACACAAGGCCAagtacgccgacgcgaagccCTACACCCACGGCGTGGTGACCCCGctgtgcgacgacgcgaggctccGCGCGGTTCAGGCCGAAATGCGCGAGCACCTAACCGCCAACTTCAAGGAGACGGACCTGTTCAAGGTGCTGCAGACGGGCGACCTGGTCACAATCGACAAGGCAGATCCGTCCATCGTGCCCAAGATCCCCGAGCTCCTcaagctccgcgccgccatcTATTCCCCGCAGTTCCGCGCCATGGTCCAGGAGATGACCGGGTGCGCCCCGCTCACCGACAGGATCGACTGCAGCGCCAACGTCTACCCGCGATCCGGCCACCTCCTCtgccacgacgacgtcatcggcaCGCGGTGCATCTCGTACATAATCTATCTCACCGACCCGGACGAGGGGTGGaccgaacgcgacggcggcgcgctcgaactGTACCCCGTCATCGAGCCCGGGACTCCCGCGGTGGACCCCACCACCGAGCTGCTGCCCGCGTGGAACAGCATGGCGTTCTTCACCGTGCAACCCGGCAGAAGCTTCCACTCGGTCCAAGAGGTCTTCGCGGAGGACAAGCCGCGACTGAGCATCAGCGGTTGGTaccacgccgcggaggcgcctAAGGGATCGGAACACGCGACGCTCACGCAGCTGCAGACGAGGacgggcggtgacgacgacatcgaggaCTTCACCCCGTTcccggcggccatcgcggcgatcgtgaaggaggcggcagccgcggaggaggacaagAAGGCGGGCGGGGGCCAAGCGGAGAAgaacgacggggacggggaggagcacgacgaggacgaggactgCCTCCAGATCTGGCCGGACAAGGAGGATCTCGAGTATCTCGCCAGGTGGGTCAACCCGGAGTACCTCCAGGCTGAGAACATGCTGCAGATCCGCGCcaagatggaggaggacaGCAGCGTGCAGCTCAGGGAGTTTCTGATACccgagcacgcggcggctattcgcgcggcgacgcgcgtggaggactcgggcggcgcgctcggcgacggtaGGGTCCCGAATCGTGCGGCGGGTATCGGCGGGGGTTGGCGGGCCGTCGGACCCACGCACAAGCAGAGGTACCTCGCGTacgaccccggcgccggggcggacgacgcggccggccGTCCGGGCAAGGATAAGCCGGGCAAGGATAAGCCCGGAAAAGCGAAGGGCAAGGGCGAgtccgccggcgcgatccTCCACGCgatccgcgaggagctcttcgcgtccgagccgttcgcgcggctgctcgcggcgatgacgaacCTACGACCGACCGCGTTCAAGGGCGAAGTCCGGAGGTTCCGGCCGGGCCTCGACTACACCGTGGCGCATCACGGCATCCTCACCGTCGACCCcaggctcgacgcgacgctgtgcgtggtggacgacgagggcgataTCAAGTCGAGCGCGTGGGATTTCGGCGAGTGCGGAGGGTTCGAGTGCtacatcgcggcggacgaagagggcgacgcggcggacgcggcgactgCGGCTGTGTACAAGGCTCagggcgaagacgacgaggacgagctgcTGAGCGTGAGCGCGAGCTTCAACACGCTCTCGCTGGTCCACAGGGACGAGGGTCTGATGCGGTTCGTGAAGTACGTCAGCCACCTTGCGCCGTCGAGCAGGTGGGAC cgacgacgaggaggatga
- the RBCL gene encoding ribulose bisphosphate carboxylase-like protein, large chain (ribulose bisphosphate carboxylase like; RuBisCo; closest to prokaryotic rbc; ChloroP and TargetP predict transit peptide of 22 AA; signalP did not indicate any.) — translation MPPGVLRDYPGPKFGVEGLRRLVGVPEGQVMLMTALKPMGSSTAELARMAYEFAKGGIDIIKDDHGLADQPYSRYDERIRACAKAVARANAETGRRCVYAPCVCAPAHLVISRAHAARDAGAGAVLMIPGITGMDTMRELAADTSFGLPIICHPAMLGAMLGGGSKSRVGGFSHEVLLGVLPRLAGADMTIFPSFGGRFGFSVDECKGILHGSRREMGTFPEIFPTPGGGMTMERVAKMVETFGADICLLIGGSLMGHSPDLVSNAKHFMGIAGRKDLWGPKEQISGH, via the coding sequence ATGCCCCCCGGCGTGCTTCGCGACTACCCGGGTCCCAAGTTTGGCGTCGAGGGCCTGCGCAGGCTGGTGGGCGTCCCCGAGGGCCAGGTGATGCTCATGACGGCGCTCAAGCCGATGGGCAGCTCCACCGCGGAActcgcgaggatggcgtACGAGTTTGCCAAGGGCGGCATCGACATCATCAAGGACGACCACGGCTTAGCGGACCAGCCGTACTCGCGATACGACGAGCGCATCAGGGCGTGCGCCAAAGCCGTGgcgcgcgccaacgcggagACGGGCCGACGATGCGTATACGCCCCGTGCGtgtgcgcccccgcgcatCTCGTCATCTCGCGAGCgcacgccgctcgcgacgccggcgcaggCGCGGTGCTGATGATCCCCGGGATCACCGGCATGGACACCATGAGggaactcgccgcggatACGAGTTTCGGGCTGCCCATCATCTGCCACCCGGCGATGCTGGGCGcgatgctcggcggcgggagcaaGTCGCGCGTGGGGGGTTTCTCGCACGAGGTGTTGCTCGGCGTGCTGCCCCGGCTGGCGGGAGCCGACATGACCATCTTCCCGTCGTTCGGTGGAAGGTTCGGGTTCTCGGTGGACGAGTGCAAGGGTATTTTGCACGGGAGCAGGCGGGAGATGGGCACGTTCCCCGAGATCTTCCccacgcccggcggcggcatgacCATGGAGCGCGTGGCCAAGATGGTTGAGACGTTCGGCGCAGACATCTGCCTGCTCATCGGCGGGTCCCTCATGGGTCACTCGCCCGATCTCGTGAGCAACGCGAAGCATTTCATGGGCATCGCCGGTAGGAAGGACCTGTGGGGACCGAAGGAGCAGATCTCGGGGCACTGA
- a CDS encoding predicted protein, protein MEAAPTPNPNPAGTGGSRPARRLPVAPDSEAAAARDPNKSPRPIYYRRDVLRNFTALLRHTKLGHLRGLGLKEHTSEWPRIDFKLQHVFGECMEPGSAWYKCLNNDDRVLDFFHAVLRLASDNVIEDVEKARPLMRLLFRADEKQSYTVNGEILEKLGCSYEELRRLLISSPGGPRCERVPLPGAPEGALAPILVPNPPDVEPETEEEKAKKGRRRGWSTKEQRLRAIQRGIVTDRGLVNEKGELRPHLLAPMPMLPHFGGHDAAVQRQRMNIHATALAALISRLEWKGEEKKRSKKRAVSDADVPVTVDMGRPKPGLEAFKRPKQMSGPRNGMSGMSGMGGMGNFRPIMPLGPFPPTIMSSLWPHVQGTRVLPPTVYVPGVPGVQQVGRIPLPPRNMPIDTWSDSGSLGSVDSQALNSIMKDLEFIEETLAHERAQPTAVIT, encoded by the exons ATGGAGgccgccccgaccccgaaCCCGAACCCGGCGGGCACGGGTGGGTCGAGACCCGCCCGGCGCCTGCCGGTCGCCCCGGATtccgaggctgcggcggcgcgagatccGAACAAATCGCCTCGGCCCATCTACTACAGGAG GGATGTGCTGCGCAACTTTACCGCGCTGCTTCGACACACTAAGCTCGGTCATCTTCGCGGGTTGGGTCTGAAAGAAC ACACATCGGAATGGCCTCGAATCGACTTCAAGCTCCAGCACGTGTTCGGCGAGTGCATGGAGCCCGGGTCGGCGTGGTACAAGTGCCTGAACAACGACGACCGGGTTTTGGATTTCTTCCACGCGGTCCTGCGGCTCGCCTCGGACAACGTGATCGAGGACGTGGAGAAGGCTCGGCCGCTTATGCGCCTCCTCTTCCGCGCGGACGAAAAGCAGTCTTACACCGTGAATGGCGAGATACTCGAAAAGCTGGGGTGCTCGTACGAAGAACTCAGGAGGCTGCTGATATCGTCCCCGGGGGGGCCCAGGTGCGAGAGGGTGCCCCTCCCCGGCGCACCCGAGGGGGCGCTGGCGCCGATCTTGGTTCCCAACCCGCCCGATGTCGAACCCGAGACCGAGGAGGAAAAGGCGAAAAAGGGCAGACGACGCGGTTGGTCCACGAAGGAGCAGAGGCTCAGGGCGATCCAGCGGGGTATCGTCACCGACAGGGGCCTGGTGAACGAGAAAGGCGAGCTGCGGCCGCACCTgctcgcgccgatgccgatGTTGCCGCACTTCGGGGGACACGACGCGGCCGTGCAGAGGCAGAGGATGAACATTcacgccaccgcgttggCGGCGCTGATATCGAGGCTAGAGTGGAAAGGAGAGGAGAAGAAACGCTCGAAAAAGCGggcggtgagcgacgcggacgtgcccGTCACCGTGGACATGGGTCGGCCAAAGCCGGGATTGGAGGCTTTCAAGCGCCCAAAGCAGATGTCGGGCCCCAGGAACGGCATGAGCGGCATGagcggcatgggcggcatgggcAACTTTCGCCCGATAATGCCCTTGGGGCCGTTTCCGCCGACGATCATGTCGTCGCTGTGGCCCCACGTGCAGGGCACGCGCGTGCTGCCGCCGACGGTGTACGTGCCGGGGGTGCCGGGGGTGCAGCAGGTTGGGAGAATACCCCTGCCGCCGCGTAACATGCCGATTGACACGTGGAGCGACAGCGGGTCGCTCGGGAGCGTGGACAGTCAGGCGCTAAACTCCATCATGAAGGATCTGGAGTTCATCGAGGAGACCCTGGCGCATGAGAGGGCCCAGCCCACGGCTGTGATCACGTAG